In one window of Calypte anna isolate BGI_N300 chromosome 1, bCalAnn1_v1.p, whole genome shotgun sequence DNA:
- the GPR12 gene encoding G-protein coupled receptor 12, protein MNEDLKVNLSWLPQDHVEASSTENASATGSSLVPVVDPEPELLVNPWDIVLCTSGTLISCENAVVVLIIFHNPSLRAPMFLLIGSLALADLLAGIGLIINFVFAYLLQSEATKLVTIGLIVASFSASVGSLLAITVDRYLSLYYALTYNSERTVTFTYVMLILLWGASICIGLLPVMGWNCLRDESTCSVIRPLTKNNAAVLSVSFLLMFALMLQLYIQICKIVMRHAHQIALQHHFLATSHYVTTRKGVSTLAIILGTFAACWMPFTLYSLIADYSYPSIYTYATLLPATYNSIINPVIYAFRNQEIQKALWLVCCGCIPSNLSQRARSPSDV, encoded by the coding sequence ATGAATGAAGATCTGAAGGTTAATTTGAGCTGGCTGCCTCAGGATCATGTAGAAGCCAGCTCTACCGAGAATGCCTCAGCCACAGGCTCCTCCCTGGTTCCTGTCGTAGACCCAGAGCCTGAGCTTTTGGTAAACCCCTGGGACATTGTCTTGTGTACTTCAGGGACTCTTATCTCCTGCGAAAATGCCGTTGTGGTCCTTATAATTTTCCATAATCCCAGTCTTCGTGCCCCCATGTTCCTCCTGATAGGCAGCCTGGCGCTGGCAGATCTCTTAGCGGGCATTGGATTGATCATCAATTTTGTTTTTGCATACCTTCTGCAATCAGAAGCTACAAAACTGGTTACGATTGGACTGATTGTTGCCTCTTTCTCAGCATCTGTCGGCAGCTTGCTGGCTATCACTGTTGATCGTTACCTCTCCCTGTACTACGCTTTGACTTACAATTCAGAGAGGACTGTCACTTTTACCTATGTCATGCTTATATTGCTCTGGGGAGCATCTATCTGTATTGGACTGCTGCCTGTAATGGGCTGGAATTGCCTCAGAGACGAATCCACCTGCAGTGTTATCAGACCACTCACTAAAAATAATGCAGCTGTCCTTTCGGTCTCTTTCTTGCTTATGTTTGCCCTCATGCTGCAGCTCTACATTCAGATCTGTAAAATCGTGATGCGCCATGCCCATCAGATTGCCTTGCAACACCATTTCCTGGCCACTTCCCACTATGTGACCACCCGAAAAGGAGTGTCTACTTTGGCCATTATTCTGGGGACTTTTGCTGCTTGCTGGATGCCTTTTACGCTCTATTCTTTAATAGCAGATTACAGCTATCCTTCTATATACACCTATGCCACCCTCCTGCCAGCCACCTACAATTCCATCATCAATCCTGTAATATATGCTTTTAGAAACCAGGAGATACAGAAAGCACTTTGGCTCGTCTGCTGTGGCTGTATTCCTTCTAACCTGTCTCAGAGGGCAAGATCACCCAGTGATGTCTGA